AGAACTATGGTTAACATTTATGAAGAGAATAGGAGAGCCTGGGACGGAAGAACTGTTAAATCAGCTTATGGAAAGGAGTGAAACATTGAAGATGGCTAAAGAAATGTTAGAAAAGATATCTGCTGATGAAAGACTAAGAGAAAAATATTATGCTAGAGAGAAGGCTAGACGGGATGCCATATCTAGATTAAAATATGCAGAAAGAAAAGGAATGGAAAAAGGAATAGAAAAAGGGGCGGAAAAAAGGGAGATAGAAATAGCTGAGAAATTAATAAATATGGGCCTACCATTAGGGAAGATAATGGAGGCGACAGGATTAACTGAAAAAGAGATAAGAGAAATAGAATCAAAACAAAATTAGTTTAAAATATATGTTATAAATAATTTTATAAAAACAATGCTCCTTTCTAGAAAAATATCCAGAAAGGAGCATTTATATTAAATTTAAATATTTTTTTTCTTTAAAGCTACACCTAATATGACTAACATTAGTCCACTAATATAAAAGTTTAATTTATTACTATCACCTGTTTTAGGTAGCCCACCTTTAGGTTTTCCTTTTGGTGGCGTTGGCTTGTTAGGCTTATTTGGTTTTCCTGGAGTTCCCGGTTCCTTTTCTAATTTGGCTATTTTTTTCTCTGCTTCTTCCAGCACATTAAGATTTGTTACTAAGGCGCTTTGTGCCTCTGTTAATTTATCATAAGCTGCTCTTGCTGATTGTACTTTTTTCTTATCTTTTAAAGTTAACTTATCCAATGCCGGTAGCTTATTTATTTGATCTATTACTTTATTGGCTTCATTTTGATCTGTTTTTTTGATTAAAGCATTAATAGCTTTCTCTAAATTTAGTTTAGTTTCATCTATTTCATCTTGGTTTACGTTGTCTTTATTGTATATGTCTTTTGCTATATTTAAAGCTTTTTCTAATGCATTCCAGCTTTCTTTTGTATATTCTTCTTTATTTAAACTTTCGGCTTCAGTAATTATTTTTTCTAGTTCATCTTTATCAACCTTTGGTTGGTAGGTTAGACCATATCCAATTTCATATAAATTGCCTAAATCATTAACTTTTGGAATAGAGACTGGAAGTTTTCCAGTTGGATTTACTAAACCAAATATAGTATCTAGGCCTACAGGTATATTAATTGGAAGAGCTGCTTCTCCTTGTTGGGTTTGATCATATCCACTAGAACCATATATTGCTATATTAGCCTTCACATCTGGTAAATACGCTATATCATAAGGATTTCTTGAAGACATAGTAGCAAGTTTCTTATTTTTTTCATTAGCATATTGACTTGCTTCTATGGGGAATACAGAATTAGAATTTAAATTATATGTTTCCATAATAATATAGTCGGCAGAATCAATTTGATTCTTAATTTTATCAGTTAAGGACCCGTTACTGTATAGACTTTTGTCAATTGTAACATTTGTAACCCCTAATTTTTCTATTATATTATTCATTTCTAGTTCCATTAAATTTAGTCTATCTTGCTGATTAGATAATAGTAAAACTTTTTTTCCATTGTCTAAATTAAAAGGTAAAGTATTATCTTCATTTTTTATTAAAGTTACTGCTTTTTCTGCTGCTCTTCTTTCAATTTCCTTATGTTCTTTTGAACCCACAATAGTTTTGGCATTTGCTATTTTTTCATCTAATGATCTAGAGTCTTCTTTTCCTATAATATTTCTATTGATTTTTAATGTTAAAATTCTTCTAACAGACTCATTAATTTTTTCTTCACTTATTTCTCCAGAATTAACTGCATCTATTACTGCATTATATACTTTATCTAAATTTTCCACTTGGGATTCGTCCCAGACTATAGCTGGCATGAGTACTATATCTGCCCCAGCATTAATAGATCTTATTACTGCATCTTCTGGTCCGAAATGCTCTGTTATTGCCTGCATATTTAATGCATCTGTCACTACGACACCATTATAATTCATTTCTTCCCTTATTAGACCTGTTAAGATTTTTTGTGATAAAGTTGCTGGTATTCCAATTTCACTACCATCCTTTATAGATTCAGCTTTATCATTGTCTATAGCAGGAAGCACAATATGTGCAGTCATAATCATATCTATATTATTGTCCATTGCTGCTTGGAAAGGCTTTAGATCTATAGCTTCTAAAGTTTCTCTATCATGCTCTACAACTGGAAGTCCAAAATGTGAATCTGTTGCTGTATCTCCATGGCCTGGGAAATGTTTAGCTGTTGCAGCAACCTTAGAATTTTGTAATCCTTTAATATATCCAACTCCCATTTTAGAAACTAAATCAGGGTCAGCACCAAAAGATCTAATTCCTATAACAGGATTAGCAGGATTAACATTAACGTCTAATACTGGTGCAAAATTGACATTTATACCTAAGGAGTTTAATTCTGCCCCTATTGCTTCTCCAATTTCCTCTGCTAATTTTTGATCATTAGCTGCACCTAGGGCCATATTTCCTGGCATATTGGTTCCAGTTTGGAGCCTAGTAACAAGTCCACCTTCTTGGTCTATAGTTATAAGTAGTGGAATATCTTCAGAGGCTTCTTGTAATCCATGAACAAGCTTTACAGTTTGCTCTGTATTCGCAACATTTTCTCTAAAAAGTATAACGCCTCCTAAATGATATTCTTGAATAATCTTGGCTACTTTTTCATTCATAACGGTAAATGGTATAGGATTACCATTTCCATCCTTTCCCCAATTTCTAAAATCAGGCATGAACATTTGTCCCACTTTTTCTTCTAAGGTCATGTCCGCTATAATTTGGTCAACAGTTGCGCTAGCACTAACCCTTGATGATGGAAGTATCGATATTAATAGCATTAACACCCCTAAAAGAATTGAAGCTAGTTTCTTGTAAAAATTCATCCTTATCAACTCCTTTTGTTATTTTTAATAATATTTTAAAAAAGCTAATAAGGTATAAGAAGTCCTTATTAGCTTTTGCCCAGATTTGGTAACACGCTAAAATAAAATTGCTATTATGTTATATTTTATTTTTATAAAAGTTTTTAAATTTATATTAGTTATTAGTAGTATAGTTAAGAATGAAATATATTATACACTTATTAACAATTTACCCCAATTTCTTAAATATGTCAAGGAATAAAAGGGTAACAATGGTAATGAAAAAAATTTTAAAATTCTATTGACAAATAAAATAATAATTGGTATGCTTTTAGTAATTCATTACAATATATCATCAGGTGAGCAAATGTAATAGGGGGTTAAGTATGGATAGTTATAAAAATAGAGAGTTAGTAAAAGTTGCATATTATTATTACAAAAAAGAATTGACTCAAAATGAAATATCAAAAAAGATGGGCATGTCAAGACAAAGAGTTAATAGATTGTTGAAAAAGGCCCGAGAAAAGGGAATTGTAAAAATACAGATTGCAGATGTTGAAAAATATGATTTTGAATTAGAAACAAAATTAGAAGAAAAATTTAATCTTAAGGAAAGTGTAGTAACTTTTTCTATTGATGATGAAAACGTAACCTTAGACCTGGGAATAGCAGGTGCAAAGTACTTAGAAGAATTAGTAGAAAAGGGGGATATGATAGGGGTAACTTGGGGAAGAACACTGTCTGAAGTAGCCATGAGATTGTCAGACCATAAGGACTATGAAATGCCAGTAGTACAACTAGTTGGGGGAATGAATATTGCATATACAGCTTTAAAGCCTGATGAAATAACTAGAACTATAGCTGAAAAATTTGGAGGTACTCCCTATCTGTTATATTCTCCAGCAAGTGTTGAAAATAAAGAAACAAAGGATGCTATAATGTCTGACAATAGCATAAAGAAAACATTTAATATGATGGAAAAGTGTAATATCATTGTGGTGGGCATTGGAGAGCTTACTAAAGACAGTACTTTATATACCCAAAAATATTTTAATGAGAAATATATTAGCCATTTAGTTGAATTAGGCTGTGTAGGTGATATTGGATTTGGGTGGTATGACAAAAATGGAAATGTTGTAAAACATGATTACTTAGATAGGACTATAGGATATGATATTTTTGAAAACAAAAATGACGCTCTTGTAGTGGCAGTAGCAGGTGAAGAGAAAAAGTATGAAGCTATTTTAGGAGCACTAAGAGGAAATTTTATAGATGTATTAATTACTGATAGAAATATGGCACAAAAATTAGTTGAAACTTAATTTAAAATATCAATAAAATTAAATAATAATGGTGCATAAAGGAGGGGTAAGGAATCCTATTAAAATAGAGAATAAGACTTTGGTATTTTAGTGAAAACGTTGTACTAAATAACCATTTACAATATGAAATTTAAGGATTGGTTAAAAATAAGAGACTTTTAAGTAAAAAATTAAATTAGGGGGAAAAAACGTGAATAAAAAAAGTAATTTTACAGGATTAATGCCGTTAATAGTTTTTTTAGTATTATTCATGGGGACAGGAATTATAACAGGTGACTTTGGTAATATGCCACTGTTATTAGGTATGGTAATAGCTTCTGCATTTGCTTTATGTTTAGATAAGAAGGGAGAAGATACATCCTTAGAGAAAAAACTTGATATTTTTTCCAAGGCAGGTGGGGAACCAACTATTATATTAATGGTAGTAATATTTTTAATGGCAGGAGCATTTTACTCAGTTGCAGAAGAAATGGGAGCAGTTAGTTCAATGGTGAATTTAGGTTTAAGCATACTTCCTTCTAACATGGTATTACCAGGGTTGTTTATTGTAAGTTGTATTTTATCTTTTGCTATGGGAACATCTATGGGAACCATAACTGCAGTTGCTCCAATAGGAGTTGGACTTGCTTCACAAACAGGTCTTAGCCTACCTTTAGTATTAGGAACAGTTGTGGGAGGAGCTATGTTTGGAGACAATTTATCCTTTATTTCAGATACAACAATAGCTGCTACAAGGACACAAGGTGTAGAACTTAGGGATAAGTTTAAGGCAAATTTATTAATAGTATTACCAGCTGTAATTATTACAATAATAATCTTAGCATTTATACCTGTAACAAAGGCAAGTACGAAGGATTATGCATATTCAATAGTAGAGATACTACCATATATAGCCATTATAATTAGTGCTTTAGTTGGTCTAAATGTAATGTTAGTACTGGGAATTGGAATAGGGGTAGGTGCTATAATAGGATTAGCTTTAGGACACTTTAACTTAGTTGGGTTATTTGCAACATTACAAAGGGGTATGGAGTGGATGGAAGACTTAGCTATTATAGCTATTGTAGTTGGTGGATTAGTAGGTTTAATGGACTATTATGGAGGAATAGATTATCTACTAGAAAAAGTTACTG
The sequence above is a segment of the Tissierellales bacterium genome. Coding sequences within it:
- a CDS encoding glycoside hydrolase family 3 N-terminal domain-containing protein, with product MNFYKKLASILLGVLMLLISILPSSRVSASATVDQIIADMTLEEKVGQMFMPDFRNWGKDGNGNPIPFTVMNEKVAKIIQEYHLGGVILFRENVANTEQTVKLVHGLQEASEDIPLLITIDQEGGLVTRLQTGTNMPGNMALGAANDQKLAEEIGEAIGAELNSLGINVNFAPVLDVNVNPANPVIGIRSFGADPDLVSKMGVGYIKGLQNSKVAATAKHFPGHGDTATDSHFGLPVVEHDRETLEAIDLKPFQAAMDNNIDMIMTAHIVLPAIDNDKAESIKDGSEIGIPATLSQKILTGLIREEMNYNGVVVTDALNMQAITEHFGPEDAVIRSINAGADIVLMPAIVWDESQVENLDKVYNAVIDAVNSGEISEEKINESVRRILTLKINRNIIGKEDSRSLDEKIANAKTIVGSKEHKEIERRAAEKAVTLIKNEDNTLPFNLDNGKKVLLLSNQQDRLNLMELEMNNIIEKLGVTNVTIDKSLYSNGSLTDKIKNQIDSADYIIMETYNLNSNSVFPIEASQYANEKNKKLATMSSRNPYDIAYLPDVKANIAIYGSSGYDQTQQGEAALPINIPVGLDTIFGLVNPTGKLPVSIPKVNDLGNLYEIGYGLTYQPKVDKDELEKIITEAESLNKEEYTKESWNALEKALNIAKDIYNKDNVNQDEIDETKLNLEKAINALIKKTDQNEANKVIDQINKLPALDKLTLKDKKKVQSARAAYDKLTEAQSALVTNLNVLEEAEKKIAKLEKEPGTPGKPNKPNKPTPPKGKPKGGLPKTGDSNKLNFYISGLMLVILGVALKKKNI
- a CDS encoding sugar-binding transcriptional regulator, whose translation is MDSYKNRELVKVAYYYYKKELTQNEISKKMGMSRQRVNRLLKKAREKGIVKIQIADVEKYDFELETKLEEKFNLKESVVTFSIDDENVTLDLGIAGAKYLEELVEKGDMIGVTWGRTLSEVAMRLSDHKDYEMPVVQLVGGMNIAYTALKPDEITRTIAEKFGGTPYLLYSPASVENKETKDAIMSDNSIKKTFNMMEKCNIIVVGIGELTKDSTLYTQKYFNEKYISHLVELGCVGDIGFGWYDKNGNVVKHDYLDRTIGYDIFENKNDALVVAVAGEEKKYEAILGALRGNFIDVLITDRNMAQKLVET
- a CDS encoding Na+/H+ antiporter NhaC family protein; this translates as MNKKSNFTGLMPLIVFLVLFMGTGIITGDFGNMPLLLGMVIASAFALCLDKKGEDTSLEKKLDIFSKAGGEPTIILMVVIFLMAGAFYSVAEEMGAVSSMVNLGLSILPSNMVLPGLFIVSCILSFAMGTSMGTITAVAPIGVGLASQTGLSLPLVLGTVVGGAMFGDNLSFISDTTIAATRTQGVELRDKFKANLLIVLPAVIITIIILAFIPVTKASTKDYAYSIVEILPYIAIIISALVGLNVMLVLGIGIGVGAIIGLALGHFNLVGLFATLQRGMEWMEDLAIIAIVVGGLVGLMDYYGGIDYLLEKVTANVKTKKGAQFGIATLVSLIDIATTNNTISIITAGPLAKDISKEYDIAPEKTASILDIFSSAFQGLIPYGGQLLAAAGIGKISPVSIVPFSIYSMLMIIMGILSIALGFPKSKGKKKAL